The genomic DNA TTGCCGACGGCGCAGGTTAGTGCGTGTCGTGTGCCTGGCCGATGTACACCAGCGTCAGCATCATGAAAATGAACGCCTGCAGCAGAACGATCAGGATGTGGAAGATTGACCACACTGTGCCGGCGACCACGTGGCCGATGAAGCCAAGCACCGTCGTGTCCGCGCCGAAGCTCCAGATACTGCCGAGCAGGGCAATCAGCAGGAACAACAGTTCGCCCGCATACATGTTGCCGAACAACCGCATGCCGAGCGAGACCGTCTTCGCGACGAACTCGATGATGTTCAGTGCAAGGTTCGGGATCCACAGCAGCGGATGCGCGCCGAACGGAGCGGACAGCAGTTCGTGCACGAAGCCGCCAGCGCCCTTGATCTTGAAGTTGTAGTAAATCATCAGCACGAACACGCCGAGCGCGATGCCGATCGTGCCGTTCAGGTCGGCGGTCGGTACGAGGCGGTGGTGCGGGATGACTTCGGAGAGACCCAGCCAGCCGATCAGGCGGCTCGGCAGGTCGACGGGAACGAAGTCGAGCGAGTTCATCAGCGCGACCCAGACGAACACAGTCAGTGCGAGCGGCGCGATGAAAGTGCGCGAGCCGTGGATCATCGCCTTCGATTGATCCTCGACCATTTCGACCAGCATTTCGATCGCGCACTGGAAACGGCCCGGCACGCCGGACGTTGCCTTGCGGGCTGCCATGTGCAGCACGAAGATCGTGACGAGGCCGCACAAGATCGACCAGAAAAGGGTGTCGAGATTCCACACGTGGATGTCGAAAATCGACGTCTGATGCGCGGTGGAAAAGTTCTGCAAGTGGTGCGCGATGTACTCGGACGGATCCATTGCGCGCGTGCCTTCGCTAGCTGCCATATCGTTAAAGCCACCCAAATTGTCGAAAATCGTCTGAGGCCGCTCCCGCTGAAATACTCTATTACGGGAACGCGCCGGGTGCGGGCCCTGTCTCATCCGCACACCCGTGCCGGCGCCACGCGCCGGCCTTAAATTCTTTTTGCTGCTATTTTTTTTGCTGCTACCTTAGCGCCACGCCAAGGCGATCCAGTAAGTCTTCAGCGCGACGAGGTAGGTAACGAGCAGCGGAATCCAGCGTACGTCGTGATACCAGAAGGCGATTGCGACAAACATCGCAATCGTTGTCCCCATCTTGAGGGCTTCGCCGATCATCCAACTCATTACAGTCTCGGCGCCGCCCTGGCTTTTCAATCGTGCCGCGAACAACGCGCCCGGCACCCAGCAGATCGCTCCCCCCAGGAGCGCGGACAGCGCAGCAGCGCCCGGCGGCTTGTAGAACAGCCACCACAACAGCGTTGCGACCAGGGACAAAACCATTTGCGCCGCGACGACTCTGAACGGCGTCACGCGCGATGGACGACCCACACCGGGACCAAACAGCTTTTCCGCCTCGGCCCGTGTGAGCGGAACGATATTGTTATCTTCCTGCGCGTCATCCCACGCTTCGCCCGGGTCGAACTGCCGACTGCCGGACGTCTCGGGAGCGGAGCGTTCAGCGCGGTGTCTGTCGTCACCATTCTCCGGCGACAGATTCGACGTTTTGACCGCCATCGCAATGTTCCGAAAGTCTCGTTCAGCCCGCGAATTTACGCAGCGCTTACGGGGTTGCCGTGCAATTAAATCCGGGCGATTGTAAGCGATAGTTGCAGGCAATTCAAGACTTTAGGCCGGCCTATAACGGCGTGAAGCGTGCCTTCGCCATGCGGTAAAACGTATGCTAACGACGCTAAACACGTCGAATGTAAGGTGGGCGGGGGGCGGCAAATCCCGTGCGGCGCATCGCATGGGTCGAAGCTTGTCGGCAGACCGTTTCGACGCTGCGACGGACGTCTCGAAAATGCAACAAATGCCTCTTTTTTAAGGTGCAAATGGGACAGATCATCGATTGACCTGAATCATCAGGGCCGCGAAAATCAATGATGGTCAAGCGGCTTTGTGATAGCGGCACGCAAGGATGGTCACCGCGCACGTACCGGCCACTCAAAACTAGTATTCCTTATTATTTTCGCGCGGGTTATTTAGGAATCCACGGTAATTGTTCGCACTGAGATAGATTGACTCGCGGCGCTGCTCATGCACAGGCCGCTCGTCGTTCGCCACCTTGCCCTGTCGTGCGTATCTCCGCTCAAACGTTCGCGCTCCCGCGCAAGCGAACCAGAATGCCTTCCAGCGCATCGAGATCGCCGAAGTCGACCAACACCTGGCCGCGACCGCGTCGGCCGAGCTTGATTTTCACCGTCGCCGCCAGCAGGTCCGATAGTTCCTCTTCCAGCCGTCGCGTGTCGCGGCCGCCATCCGGATTCGCGCGCACCTTGACCGCCGGCGTCACCTTCGTGGTCATCGCGACCAGCTTTTCGGTCTCGCGCACGGACAAGCGCTTGTTGACGACCTGGTTGGCCAACGTGATCTGCGTCGCCGCATCGACGGCGAGCAGCGCACGAGCGTGGCCCATGTCCAGATCGCCGGCGAGCAACATCGTCTGCACCGGCGTCGCGAGGTTAAGCAGACGCAGCAAGTTCGACACCGCGCTACGCGAACGGCCCACCGACTCCGCCGCCTGCTCGTGGGTGAAATTAAACTCGTCGAGCAGGCGCTGGATGCCCTGCGCCTCTTCGAGCGGATTCAGATCTTCGCGCTGAATGTTTTCGATCAGCGCCATCGCAGCGGCGGCCTGGTCCGGCACGTCCCTCACGAGCACCGGCACCTCGTCGAGGCCCGCGATGCGCGCCGCGCGAAAACGCCGCTCGCCCGCGATAATCTCGTAGCGATCCGCCGCGATCGGACGCACCAGAATCGGCTGCATCAGTCCTTGCGCGCGGATGCTCGCCGCGAGCTCCTGCAGCGCGCCTTCGTCCATGCGCGTGCGCGGCTGATATTTGCCCGCCTGCATCTTGGCGAGCGGCAGCACGTTCGGCGCGCCGTCGATCACCACCGCCTCGGTGATATCCGCGGTGCCGCCGAGCAACGCTTCCAGACCGCGGCCAAGTCCCTTCTTCCTTGCTACTGCATTCATCGTGCTTCCTCGATCCGCTTAGGATGCCTGGTGCGCGTCGCTCAGCGCACGCACCCGCTCAATCATTTCAGCGCCGAACTGCACGTACGCCTGCGCGCCACGCGACGCCCTGTCAAACACCACGCCCGGCAGCCCGTAGCTGGGTGCCTCGGCCAATCGCACGTTGCGTGGAATTACCGCATCGAACACCTTGTCGCCGAAATGCTCTTTCAATTGATCCGAGACTTGCTGTTGCAACGTGATGCGCGGATCGAACATCACGCGCAGCAGACCGATCACCTTGAGATCGCGATTCAGGTTCGCGTGAACCTGCTTGATCGTATTGACGAGGTCGGACAGCCCCTCGAGCGCGAAGTATTCACACTGCATCGGAATTACGACGCCGTGGGCGGCGCACAGTCCGTTGAGCGTTAGCAGCGACAAAGCCGGCGGGCAATCTATCAGCACGAAATCGTATTCGCCTTCGACCGCCGAGAGCGCCGTCTTCAGCTGACGCTCTCGATGCTGCATGCTCACGAGCTCCACTTCGGCGCCCGCAAGCTCGCGGTTCGCGGGCAGCACGTCGTAGCCGACCGCCTCGGGCCGCACACGCGTATCGGCCACCGGGACGTTGTCCACGAGCACCTCGTAGACTGTGTTCGTACACTCGGCCTTGTCGATACCACTGCCCATCGTGGCGTTGCCCTGCGGGTCCAGATCGATGAGAAGGACTCGCTGTCCCTGCGCTGCCAGGCTCGCGGCCAGATTGACTGTGGTGGTCGTTTTGCCGACGCCGCCCTTCTGGTTCGCAACGCAGAAGATTTTTGCCATCGTTGGTGTGTCCCTATTGCTGCTTGGATGAAGTGAAAATCGTTGGGGGTGCTTCGAGGCCACAGCGGCCATCAGCTTTCGGCGTCCACCCGCACCTCGATCAGATGCCGCTCGGCGTCAAGCGACGGCACGTTCAGCCTGATGATCTGTTCCATGTGGCAGCCCGCCGGTAACCGCCCGATTTCGTCATCCGGCCGCACACCTTTCATCGCCCAGATCGCGCCGTGCTCCGCAACCAGATGACGGGCCAGTGTAACGAAATCCGCGAGTTCTGCGAATGCGCGCGAGACGATTACGTCGAACTTTGCCGGTACTTCGGCGCCGGGCCGCAGCGTCTCCACACGGCCGGTCACGACCGAGAGGTTCGCGAGGCCCAGCTCGGCCTTCGCCTGTGCCTGAAAGGCGGTTTTTTTATGAACGATGTCGTTCGTGGTGACGGTCCAATCGGGCAGCACGATCGCGAGCACGATCCCCGGCAGACCGCCGCCCGAACCGACGTCGAGCACCGACGATGGCCCACGCGGCGCCAGATGCGGCACGATCGACAGCGAATCGAGGATGTGCTGGATCAGCATCTGCCGCGGATCGCGGATCGCCGTCAGGTTGTAGACGTTGTTCCACTTTGCGAGCAGCGCGACATAATCGAGTAGCTTGCGCTGCTGCTCGTCGCTCAGATCGATGCCAAGCTCGTGGACACCGTTGGCCAGCAACGACGTCAGCGCCTGCTGGTCGACTCCCCTCTGCGCAATCGTCATTGCACCACCGGCTTGCTGTCGGCGCCGGGTTCGGCGGTTTTCGACGGACGACGTCCCAGACCGCGCTTCAGATGCACCATCAGCAGCGAGATAGCGGCCGGCGTGATGCCCGAAATACGCGACGCCTGTCCAATCGTTTCCGGCCGGAACTGCATCAGCTTCTGGCGGGCTTCGAACGACAGCCCGCGTACCTCGGTGTAGTCCAGCCCTTCCGGCAGACGCGTGTTCTCTTGCGCCTCGTTGCGCTCGATCTCATCGGCCTGCCGGTCGATGTATCCCTGATATTTGACGCCAATTTCGATCTGTTCCTTGATCTGCGCGAGCAGCACTGGGTCTTCGGCCAGCGCTTCGGGCGCGCCGCAGGCGCCATCCCGCAGTCCGCAGACGCCGTCGTAGCTGACGCCCGGACGACGCAGCAAGTCTGCGAGGCTGTATTCGTGGTCGATCGGCTTACCGAGC from Paraburkholderia sp. HP33-1 includes the following:
- the atpB gene encoding F0F1 ATP synthase subunit A yields the protein MAASEGTRAMDPSEYIAHHLQNFSTAHQTSIFDIHVWNLDTLFWSILCGLVTIFVLHMAARKATSGVPGRFQCAIEMLVEMVEDQSKAMIHGSRTFIAPLALTVFVWVALMNSLDFVPVDLPSRLIGWLGLSEVIPHHRLVPTADLNGTIGIALGVFVLMIYYNFKIKGAGGFVHELLSAPFGAHPLLWIPNLALNIIEFVAKTVSLGMRLFGNMYAGELLFLLIALLGSIWSFGADTTVLGFIGHVVAGTVWSIFHILIVLLQAFIFMMLTLVYIGQAHDTH
- a CDS encoding ATP synthase subunit I, with amino-acid sequence MAVKTSNLSPENGDDRHRAERSAPETSGSRQFDPGEAWDDAQEDNNIVPLTRAEAEKLFGPGVGRPSRVTPFRVVAAQMVLSLVATLLWWLFYKPPGAAALSALLGGAICWVPGALFAARLKSQGGAETVMSWMIGEALKMGTTIAMFVAIAFWYHDVRWIPLLVTYLVALKTYWIALAWR
- a CDS encoding ParB/RepB/Spo0J family partition protein, encoding MNAVARKKGLGRGLEALLGGTADITEAVVIDGAPNVLPLAKMQAGKYQPRTRMDEGALQELAASIRAQGLMQPILVRPIAADRYEIIAGERRFRAARIAGLDEVPVLVRDVPDQAAAAMALIENIQREDLNPLEEAQGIQRLLDEFNFTHEQAAESVGRSRSAVSNLLRLLNLATPVQTMLLAGDLDMGHARALLAVDAATQITLANQVVNKRLSVRETEKLVAMTTKVTPAVKVRANPDGGRDTRRLEEELSDLLAATVKIKLGRRGRGQVLVDFGDLDALEGILVRLRGSANV
- a CDS encoding ParA family protein; translated protein: MAKIFCVANQKGGVGKTTTTVNLAASLAAQGQRVLLIDLDPQGNATMGSGIDKAECTNTVYEVLVDNVPVADTRVRPEAVGYDVLPANRELAGAEVELVSMQHRERQLKTALSAVEGEYDFVLIDCPPALSLLTLNGLCAAHGVVIPMQCEYFALEGLSDLVNTIKQVHANLNRDLKVIGLLRVMFDPRITLQQQVSDQLKEHFGDKVFDAVIPRNVRLAEAPSYGLPGVVFDRASRGAQAYVQFGAEMIERVRALSDAHQAS
- the rsmG gene encoding 16S rRNA (guanine(527)-N(7))-methyltransferase RsmG, translated to MTIAQRGVDQQALTSLLANGVHELGIDLSDEQQRKLLDYVALLAKWNNVYNLTAIRDPRQMLIQHILDSLSIVPHLAPRGPSSVLDVGSGGGLPGIVLAIVLPDWTVTTNDIVHKKTAFQAQAKAELGLANLSVVTGRVETLRPGAEVPAKFDVIVSRAFAELADFVTLARHLVAEHGAIWAMKGVRPDDEIGRLPAGCHMEQIIRLNVPSLDAERHLIEVRVDAES